One genomic window of Pseudomonas aeruginosa includes the following:
- a CDS encoding DUF481 domain-containing protein → MLMLSRILLCLAALASSTSALADTVWMKNGDRLTGKITLFDGGKLLLKTDYGGDITLKWDKISTFESEQNLLVKQDAETGEHSKGIKAAGPGQVTLVNGEPKTVELASIQQMMPPKPILQDWVWNGNVDFSLDRKQAENDVSDYDIDFKTNARHGLWRHNVQGEYNREKKNGQVSTDNYSGQYALDRFIDDHWFWQGQVAYKRDMIEDLAKKRTVGTGPGYQFWDNELGAFSIATLVNRNDYEFADGEKEHFYSSSFKWDYNRYLLAKQFELFTNGEVSKPLQSGLDYELQTEAGIRYKLTSWASLSMKAEWDKFSGNDGNVNQRRYTFGLGVGW, encoded by the coding sequence GTGCTCATGTTGTCGAGAATCCTGCTGTGCCTCGCTGCCCTTGCAAGTTCCACCTCTGCCCTTGCCGATACGGTCTGGATGAAGAACGGTGACCGCCTTACCGGCAAGATCACCCTGTTCGACGGCGGCAAGCTGCTGCTGAAGACCGACTATGGCGGCGACATCACGCTCAAGTGGGACAAGATCTCCACCTTCGAGAGCGAGCAGAACCTGCTGGTCAAGCAGGATGCCGAGACTGGCGAGCACTCCAAGGGCATCAAGGCCGCCGGGCCGGGCCAGGTGACCCTGGTCAACGGCGAGCCGAAGACCGTGGAGCTGGCCAGCATCCAGCAGATGATGCCGCCCAAGCCGATCCTCCAGGACTGGGTATGGAACGGCAACGTCGATTTCTCGCTGGACCGCAAGCAGGCCGAGAACGATGTGTCCGACTACGACATCGATTTCAAGACCAACGCCCGCCACGGACTCTGGCGCCACAACGTGCAGGGCGAGTACAACCGCGAGAAGAAGAACGGCCAGGTCAGCACCGACAATTATTCCGGCCAGTACGCGCTGGACCGCTTCATCGACGACCACTGGTTCTGGCAGGGCCAGGTCGCCTACAAGCGCGACATGATCGAGGACCTGGCGAAGAAGCGTACCGTCGGTACCGGCCCCGGCTACCAGTTCTGGGACAACGAGCTGGGCGCGTTCTCCATCGCCACCCTGGTCAACCGCAACGACTACGAGTTCGCCGATGGCGAGAAGGAGCACTTCTATTCGTCGAGCTTCAAGTGGGACTACAACCGCTACCTGCTGGCCAAGCAGTTCGAGCTGTTCACCAACGGCGAGGTCAGCAAGCCGCTGCAATCCGGCCTGGACTACGAGCTGCAGACCGAGGCGGGGATCCGCTACAAGCTGACCAGCTGGGCTTCGCTGAGCATGAAGGCGGAATGGGACAAGTTCAGCGGCAACGACGGCAACGTCAACCAGCGCCGCTATACCTTCGGCCTCGGGGTCGGCTGGTAA
- a CDS encoding SDR family oxidoreductase, with protein sequence MQLKDKVIIITGGCQGLGRAMGEYLAGKGARLALVDLNRERLDEAVAACKAAGGDARAYVCNVADEEQVTHMVAQVASDFGAINGLVNNAGILRDGLTIKVKDGQLSKMSLAQWQSVIDVNLTGVFLCTREVAAKMIELKNEGAIVNISSISRAGNMGQANYSAAKAGVAADTVVWAKELARYGIRVAGVAPGFIETEMTAGMKPEALEKMTAGIPLKRMGKPVEIAHSVAYIFENDYYTGRVLELDGGLRL encoded by the coding sequence ATGCAATTGAAAGACAAGGTCATCATCATCACCGGCGGCTGCCAGGGGCTCGGCCGAGCAATGGGCGAATATCTCGCCGGCAAGGGCGCCAGGCTGGCCCTGGTCGATCTCAACCGCGAACGTCTCGACGAAGCCGTCGCTGCCTGCAAGGCCGCCGGCGGCGACGCTCGCGCCTACGTGTGCAACGTGGCGGACGAGGAACAGGTTACCCACATGGTGGCCCAGGTCGCCAGCGACTTCGGCGCGATCAACGGCCTGGTCAACAACGCCGGCATCCTCCGCGACGGCCTGACCATCAAGGTCAAGGACGGCCAGTTGAGCAAGATGAGCCTGGCCCAATGGCAATCGGTGATCGACGTCAACCTCACCGGTGTGTTCCTCTGCACCCGCGAAGTGGCGGCGAAGATGATCGAGCTGAAGAACGAAGGCGCGATCGTCAACATTTCCTCGATCTCCCGCGCCGGCAACATGGGCCAGGCCAACTACTCGGCAGCCAAGGCCGGGGTGGCCGCGGATACCGTGGTCTGGGCGAAGGAACTGGCGCGCTACGGCATCCGCGTGGCCGGCGTGGCGCCGGGCTTCATCGAGACCGAGATGACCGCCGGGATGAAACCCGAGGCGCTGGAGAAGATGACCGCCGGCATCCCCCTCAAGCGTATGGGCAAGCCGGTGGAGATCGCCCACTCGGTGGCCTACATCTTCGAGAACGACTACTACACCGGCCGCGTTCTCGAACTGGACGGCGGCCTGCGCCTGTAG
- a CDS encoding MGMT family protein yields the protein MGVHKADRKGKTDEHAWAGSDPASAQARREALYLVLAQVPPGQVVSYGQLAELAGLGRAARWVGRTLSQLPVDTRLPWHRVLGAGGRISLPADSPGGREQRARLREEGVLLHNDRVDIRRHGWLTAK from the coding sequence ATGGGCGTTCACAAGGCGGACAGGAAAGGGAAAACCGATGAGCATGCATGGGCCGGCAGCGACCCGGCAAGTGCCCAGGCGCGCCGCGAGGCCCTGTACCTGGTGCTGGCGCAGGTGCCGCCGGGGCAGGTGGTCAGCTACGGGCAACTGGCCGAACTGGCCGGCCTAGGCCGCGCCGCCCGCTGGGTCGGCAGGACGCTCAGCCAGTTGCCGGTGGATACCCGCCTGCCCTGGCATCGGGTTCTCGGCGCCGGCGGTCGCATCAGCCTGCCGGCGGACAGTCCCGGCGGTCGCGAACAACGCGCACGCTTGCGCGAGGAAGGCGTTCTCCTGCACAACGACAGGGTGGACATACGTCGGCATGGCTGGCTTACAGCGAAGTAG
- a CDS encoding DUF481 domain-containing protein — protein MSLRALCSIVVMLLAGPALADTVWLDNGDRLSGEIVLMDGGKLALKTRYAGQVLIDWKDIDTISSDKPLLIKQQGVSGQRSRTLEAAGKGMVRIVDGGSHTVPLASIRQMVPPRPLVEDLVWEGNLDVKLDSKRNDSDKDEWKLKGDTRLRHGAWRHVLAGEVEREKKDGRKVEDNWELDYDLDRFFDEHWFWRGSYSQKHDAIDNLERQSALGTGPGYQFWDDELGRFDLVAEISRWQLEWRDQPREDFTSYSLEWDYKRLLAGTRLELYSKGTVLVPGIERIDYLLDSEYGLRYRLNSWARLSFLYELDQLRTEGGTQSDRHYLIGVGVGW, from the coding sequence ATGTCGCTCAGAGCCCTCTGTTCAATCGTCGTGATGCTCCTGGCCGGCCCCGCGCTGGCCGACACCGTATGGCTGGACAACGGCGACCGCCTGTCCGGCGAGATCGTGCTGATGGACGGCGGCAAGCTGGCGCTGAAGACCCGTTATGCCGGCCAGGTGCTGATCGATTGGAAGGATATCGACACCATCAGTTCCGACAAACCCCTGCTGATCAAGCAGCAGGGCGTATCCGGGCAGCGTAGCCGAACCCTGGAGGCGGCGGGCAAGGGCATGGTGCGGATCGTCGATGGCGGCAGCCATACCGTCCCGCTGGCCAGTATTCGCCAGATGGTGCCACCGCGACCGCTGGTGGAGGACCTGGTCTGGGAGGGCAATCTCGACGTCAAGCTGGACAGCAAGCGCAACGACAGCGACAAGGACGAATGGAAGCTCAAGGGCGATACCCGGCTTCGCCACGGTGCCTGGCGCCACGTGCTGGCGGGGGAAGTGGAGCGGGAAAAGAAGGACGGGCGCAAGGTCGAGGACAACTGGGAGCTGGACTACGACCTCGATCGCTTCTTCGACGAACACTGGTTCTGGCGCGGCAGCTATTCGCAGAAGCACGATGCGATCGACAACCTGGAGCGCCAGAGCGCGCTGGGAACCGGCCCCGGCTACCAGTTCTGGGACGACGAACTCGGGCGTTTCGACCTGGTCGCCGAGATCAGTCGCTGGCAACTGGAGTGGCGCGATCAGCCGCGCGAGGATTTCACCTCCTATTCGCTGGAGTGGGACTACAAGCGGCTGCTCGCCGGCACCCGGCTGGAGCTGTACAGCAAGGGAACCGTGCTGGTTCCCGGCATCGAGCGGATCGACTACCTGCTCGACAGCGAATACGGCCTGCGCTATCGCCTGAACAGTTGGGCGCGTCTTTCGTTCCTCTATGAACTGGACCAGTTGCGCACCGAGGGGGGCACCCAGTCCGACCGGCATTACCTGATCGGGGTCGGCGTCGGCTGGTGA
- the ampG gene encoding MFS transporter AmpG, with amino-acid sequence MTQQSWREALVAYKSPASLALLLLGFAAGLPTMLVFNTLSVWLREAGVARDTIGFASWLGLVYAFKWVWSPMLDQWRLPFVGRLGRRRSWLVFSQVLIALGLLGMALCNPQSHLPWLIGLALLVAFASATQDIAIDAYRLEIAEDSRQAALAACYMTGYRAAILLASAGALILAEWFGSTSLNYSQSAWGLTYALFALLILPGLVTSLLIREPAVDVPIHVNPSRFDFNHQLLSVLLLLILLISLPAMITALLDRAWPRAGLYALLMGICLSPWGRQQIRPVRELLATVRRPLLVAARGKEVPLFDFVHQAVSVMVLIILLVTVTAMCRAYYSGAWPRGTLFLLIAASCLSAPGRLLMAPVLTPITEFVQRYRWQALLLLGLISTYRLSDTVMGVMAGVFYIDMGFSKEVIASVSKVFGVLMTLIGAAAGGVLIARFSILSILFIGGAASAATNLLFAMLAQLGPLHAEALPSHDVISLVMALEPHVLMLVMTITLDNFSGGLAASAFVAYLSSLTNLKFSATQYAMLSSTMLLLPRFIGGYSGTMVESLGYEHFFYVTAVMGIPTLLLIGWLWLRRAPSSETPAPGHQNAEQH; translated from the coding sequence ATGACTCAGCAATCCTGGCGAGAGGCCCTGGTCGCCTACAAGTCTCCCGCCAGCCTGGCCCTCCTGCTGCTCGGCTTCGCCGCCGGCCTGCCGACCATGCTGGTGTTCAACACCCTGTCGGTGTGGCTGCGCGAAGCCGGCGTGGCGCGGGATACCATCGGTTTCGCCAGTTGGCTGGGGCTGGTGTACGCCTTCAAGTGGGTCTGGTCGCCGATGCTCGACCAGTGGCGCCTGCCCTTCGTCGGCCGTCTCGGCCGGCGCCGTTCCTGGCTGGTGTTCTCGCAGGTGCTGATCGCCCTGGGACTGCTCGGCATGGCCCTGTGCAATCCGCAGAGCCACCTGCCCTGGCTGATCGGCCTGGCCCTGCTGGTGGCGTTCGCCTCCGCCACCCAGGACATCGCGATCGACGCCTACCGCCTGGAAATCGCCGAGGATAGCCGCCAGGCCGCCCTCGCTGCCTGCTACATGACCGGCTACCGCGCGGCGATCCTGCTGGCCAGCGCCGGCGCGCTGATTCTCGCCGAATGGTTCGGCTCCACCAGCCTCAACTACAGCCAGTCGGCCTGGGGCCTGACCTATGCGTTGTTCGCCCTGCTGATCCTGCCTGGGCTGGTCACCAGCCTGCTGATCCGCGAGCCGGCGGTGGACGTGCCGATCCACGTCAACCCGTCGCGTTTCGACTTCAACCACCAACTGCTCTCGGTGCTCCTGCTGCTGATCCTGCTGATCTCGCTGCCGGCGATGATCACCGCCCTCCTCGACCGCGCCTGGCCGCGCGCCGGCCTCTACGCGCTGCTCATGGGGATCTGCCTGTCGCCGTGGGGACGCCAGCAGATCCGCCCGGTCCGCGAACTGCTCGCCACCGTGCGCAGGCCGCTGCTGGTGGCGGCGCGCGGCAAGGAAGTGCCGCTGTTCGATTTCGTCCACCAGGCGGTCTCGGTGATGGTGCTGATCATCCTCCTCGTCACCGTCACCGCCATGTGCCGCGCCTACTACTCCGGCGCCTGGCCGCGCGGCACGCTGTTCCTGCTGATCGCCGCGTCCTGCCTGTCGGCACCCGGACGCCTGCTGATGGCCCCGGTGCTGACGCCGATCACCGAGTTCGTCCAGCGCTATCGCTGGCAGGCCCTGCTGCTGCTCGGCCTGATCTCCACCTATCGCCTGTCGGACACGGTGATGGGGGTGATGGCCGGGGTCTTCTACATCGACATGGGCTTCTCCAAGGAAGTCATCGCCAGTGTCAGCAAGGTCTTCGGCGTACTCATGACCCTGATCGGCGCCGCCGCCGGCGGGGTGCTGATCGCCCGCTTCAGCATCCTCTCCATCCTGTTCATCGGCGGTGCCGCTTCGGCTGCCACCAACCTGCTGTTCGCCATGCTCGCCCAGCTCGGCCCGCTGCACGCCGAGGCCCTGCCCAGCCATGACGTGATCAGCCTGGTGATGGCGCTCGAGCCGCACGTGCTGATGCTGGTGATGACCATCACCCTCGACAACTTCAGCGGCGGCCTCGCCGCCTCGGCCTTCGTCGCCTACCTGTCGAGCCTGACCAACCTGAAGTTCTCCGCCACCCAGTACGCCATGCTCAGCTCGACCATGCTCCTGCTGCCGCGCTTCATCGGCGGCTACTCCGGAACCATGGTCGAGAGCCTCGGCTACGAGCACTTCTTCTACGTCACCGCGGTGATGGGCATTCCCACCCTGCTGCTGATCGGCTGGTTGTGGCTGCGCCGCGCGCCGTCCAGCGAGACGCCGGCGCCGGGACACCAGAACGCCGAGCAGCACTGA
- a CDS encoding ParB-like protein has protein sequence MRPVLLLCCLFLSATAQAEDCSPQTSVGSWCELPLAALHPTQQNVGLLQVEDDQAKLAGKKPKALERYLRKKEIPVVIGPGGRFYLTDRHHLSSALWRLDPKQGVPVKVIGRLPQASDFWEKMQENHWVWLHDARGAEIPPEALPDALAGLGDDPYRALAGYAEDENAFDKDRQSYFIEFHWARYFGERMHWRPISRATLPDDLKQALRLACEPAARELPGYRQDCPH, from the coding sequence ATGCGCCCAGTCCTGCTGCTTTGCTGCCTGTTCCTGTCCGCCACCGCCCAGGCCGAGGATTGCTCGCCGCAAACCTCTGTCGGTAGCTGGTGCGAGCTGCCGCTCGCGGCCCTCCACCCGACCCAGCAGAATGTCGGCCTGCTGCAGGTCGAGGATGACCAGGCCAAGCTCGCCGGGAAGAAGCCCAAGGCTCTCGAGCGCTACTTGCGCAAGAAGGAGATTCCGGTGGTGATCGGCCCCGGCGGCCGCTTCTACCTCACCGATCGCCATCACCTGAGTAGCGCGCTCTGGCGCCTGGACCCGAAACAGGGCGTGCCGGTGAAGGTGATCGGCCGGCTACCCCAGGCCAGCGACTTCTGGGAGAAGATGCAGGAAAACCACTGGGTCTGGCTGCACGATGCGCGTGGCGCGGAGATCCCGCCCGAGGCCCTGCCGGACGCTCTCGCCGGGCTTGGCGACGATCCCTACCGCGCCCTGGCCGGCTACGCCGAGGACGAGAACGCCTTCGACAAGGATCGGCAGAGCTATTTCATCGAATTCCACTGGGCGCGCTATTTCGGCGAACGCATGCACTGGCGGCCGATCAGCCGCGCCACTCTGCCCGACGACCTGAAGCAGGCACTGCGCCTGGCCTGCGAACCGGCGGCAAGGGAGCTGCCGGGCTACCGCCAGGACTGCCCGCACTGA
- the groL gene encoding chaperonin GroEL (60 kDa chaperone family; promotes refolding of misfolded polypeptides especially under stressful conditions; forms two stacked rings of heptamers to form a barrel-shaped 14mer; ends can be capped by GroES; misfolded proteins enter the barrel where they are refolded when GroES binds) — protein sequence MAAKEVKFGDSARKKMLVGVNVLADAVKATLGPKGRNVVLDKSFGAPTITKDGVSVAKEIELKDKFENMGAQLVKDVASKANDAAGDGTTTATVLAQAIVNEGLKAVAAGMNPMDLKRGIDKATVAIVAQLKELAKPCADTKAIAQVGTISANSDESIGQIIAEAMEKVGKEGVITVEEGSGLENELSVVEGMQFDRGYLSPYFVNKPDTMAAELDSPLLLLVDKKISNIREMLPVLEAVAKAGRPLLIVAEDVEGEALATLVVNNMRGIVKVAAVKAPGFGDRRKAMLQDIAILTGGTVISEEVGLSLEGATLEHLGNAKRVVINKENTTIIDGAGVQADIEARVLQIRKQIEETTSDYDREKLQERLAKLAGGVAVIKVGAATEVEMKEKKARVEDALHATRAAVEEGVVPGGGVALVRALQAIEGLKGDNEEQNVGIALLRRAVESPLRQIVANAGDEPSVVVDKVKQGSGNYGFNAATGVYGDMIEMGILDPAKVTRSALQAAASIGGLMITTEAMVAEIVEDKPAMGGMPDMGGMGGMGGMM from the coding sequence ATGGCTGCCAAAGAAGTTAAGTTCGGCGATTCCGCTCGCAAGAAAATGCTGGTCGGCGTGAACGTGCTGGCCGATGCCGTCAAGGCCACCCTCGGCCCGAAAGGCCGCAACGTGGTTCTGGACAAGTCCTTCGGCGCTCCGACCATCACCAAGGACGGCGTTTCCGTCGCCAAGGAAATCGAGCTGAAAGACAAGTTCGAGAACATGGGCGCGCAACTGGTGAAAGACGTTGCCTCCAAGGCCAACGACGCTGCCGGTGACGGCACCACCACCGCGACCGTCCTGGCCCAGGCCATCGTCAACGAAGGCCTGAAGGCCGTTGCCGCCGGCATGAACCCGATGGACCTGAAGCGTGGCATCGACAAGGCCACCGTGGCTATCGTCGCCCAGCTGAAAGAGCTGGCCAAGCCCTGCGCCGACACCAAGGCCATCGCCCAGGTAGGCACCATCTCCGCCAACTCCGACGAGTCCATCGGCCAGATCATTGCCGAAGCCATGGAAAAAGTCGGTAAAGAAGGCGTGATCACCGTCGAGGAAGGCTCGGGCCTGGAAAACGAACTGTCCGTCGTCGAAGGCATGCAGTTCGATCGCGGCTACCTGTCCCCCTACTTCGTGAACAAGCCGGACACCATGGCTGCCGAGCTGGATAGCCCGCTGCTGCTGCTGGTCGACAAGAAGATCTCCAACATCCGCGAAATGCTGCCGGTGCTGGAAGCCGTCGCCAAGGCCGGCCGTCCGCTGCTGATCGTCGCCGAGGACGTCGAGGGCGAAGCCCTGGCCACCCTGGTGGTGAACAACATGCGTGGCATCGTCAAGGTCGCGGCTGTCAAGGCTCCGGGCTTCGGCGATCGCCGCAAGGCCATGCTGCAGGACATCGCCATCCTCACCGGCGGTACCGTGATCAGCGAAGAAGTCGGCCTGAGCCTGGAAGGCGCTACCCTGGAGCACCTGGGCAACGCCAAGCGCGTCGTGATCAACAAGGAAAACACCACCATCATCGATGGCGCCGGTGTGCAGGCTGATATCGAAGCCCGCGTCCTGCAGATCCGCAAGCAGATCGAGGAAACCACTTCCGACTACGACCGCGAGAAGCTGCAAGAGCGCCTGGCCAAGCTGGCCGGCGGTGTTGCCGTGATCAAGGTAGGCGCTGCCACCGAAGTCGAGATGAAAGAGAAGAAAGCCCGCGTCGAAGACGCCCTGCACGCTACCCGTGCAGCGGTGGAAGAGGGCGTGGTTCCCGGCGGCGGCGTAGCCCTGGTTCGTGCCCTGCAAGCCATCGAAGGCCTGAAGGGTGACAACGAGGAGCAGAACGTCGGTATCGCCCTGCTGCGTCGCGCCGTCGAATCGCCGCTGCGCCAGATCGTGGCCAACGCCGGCGACGAGCCGAGCGTAGTGGTCGACAAGGTCAAGCAGGGTTCCGGCAACTACGGCTTCAACGCTGCTACCGGCGTGTACGGCGACATGATCGAGATGGGCATCCTGGACCCGGCCAAGGTCACTCGTTCCGCTCTGCAGGCTGCGGCCTCCATCGGCGGTCTGATGATCACCACCGAAGCCATGGTTGCCGAGATCGTGGAAGACAAGCCGGCCATGGGCGGCATGCCTGACATGGGCGGCATGGGCGGCATGGGCGGCATGATGTAA
- a CDS encoding mechanosensitive ion channel family protein, with the protein MELNYDRLVQQTESWLPIVLEYSGKVALALLTLAIGWWLINTLTGRVGGLLARRSVDRTLQGFVGSLVSIVLKILLVVSVASMIGIQTTSFVAAIGAAGLAIGLALQGSLANFAGGVLILLFRPFKVGDWIEAQGVAGTVDSILIFHTVLRSGDNKRIIVPNGALSNGTVTNYSAEPLRKVIFDVGIDYDADLKNAQNILLAMADDPRVLKDPAPVAVVSNLGESAITLSLRVWVKNADYWDVMFMFNEKARDALGKEGIGIPFPQRVVKVVQGAMAD; encoded by the coding sequence ATGGAATTGAACTACGACCGACTGGTGCAGCAGACCGAGTCCTGGCTGCCGATCGTGCTGGAGTACAGCGGCAAGGTCGCCCTGGCGCTGCTGACCCTGGCGATCGGCTGGTGGCTGATCAACACCCTGACCGGCCGGGTCGGCGGCCTGCTCGCCAGGCGCAGCGTCGACCGCACCCTGCAAGGCTTCGTCGGCAGCCTGGTGAGCATCGTCCTGAAGATCCTGCTGGTGGTCAGCGTGGCTTCCATGATCGGCATCCAGACCACCAGCTTCGTCGCCGCCATCGGCGCCGCCGGCCTGGCCATCGGCCTGGCCCTGCAGGGCAGCCTGGCTAACTTCGCCGGCGGCGTGCTGATCCTGCTGTTCCGCCCGTTCAAGGTCGGCGACTGGATCGAGGCACAGGGCGTGGCCGGCACCGTGGATTCGATCCTGATCTTCCACACCGTGCTGCGTAGCGGCGACAACAAGCGGATCATCGTGCCCAACGGGGCGCTGTCCAACGGAACGGTGACCAACTACTCCGCCGAGCCGCTGCGCAAGGTGATCTTCGACGTCGGCATCGACTACGACGCCGATCTGAAGAATGCGCAGAACATTCTCCTGGCCATGGCCGACGATCCGCGGGTTCTGAAGGACCCGGCACCGGTGGCGGTGGTTTCCAATCTCGGCGAAAGCGCGATTACCCTGTCCCTGCGGGTCTGGGTGAAGAACGCCGACTACTGGGACGTGATGTTCATGTTCAACGAAAAGGCCCGCGACGCGCTGGGCAAGGAAGGTATCGGCATTCCCTTCCCGCAGCGGGTGGTCAAGGTTGTGCAGGGCGCGATGGCCGACTGA
- a CDS encoding HugZ family protein: MSVEAAKNARELLLKEYRAVLSTHSKKWPGFPFGSVVPYCLDAEGRPLILISRIAQHTHNLQADPRCSMLVGERGAEDIQAVGRLTLLAEARQLAEEEVAAAAERYYRYFPESADYHRVHDFDFWVLQPVQWRFIGGFGAIHWLAAERVPLANPFAGEAERGMVEHMNSDHAAAIAHYVELAGLPAHAAAQLAGIDTEGFHLRIGQGLHWLPFPAACGNPGAVRQALVQLARAERWPTVEPEQG; this comes from the coding sequence TTGAGCGTTGAAGCTGCAAAGAATGCCCGAGAATTGCTGCTCAAGGAATACCGTGCGGTCCTTTCCACCCACTCGAAGAAATGGCCGGGCTTTCCTTTCGGCTCGGTGGTTCCCTATTGCCTGGATGCCGAAGGCCGGCCGCTGATCCTGATCAGCCGGATCGCCCAGCACACCCACAACCTGCAGGCGGACCCGCGCTGCTCGATGCTGGTAGGCGAGCGCGGCGCCGAGGATATCCAGGCTGTCGGCCGCCTCACCCTGCTGGCCGAGGCGCGGCAATTGGCGGAGGAGGAGGTCGCCGCGGCGGCCGAGCGTTACTACCGCTATTTCCCCGAGTCCGCCGACTACCATCGGGTCCACGATTTCGACTTCTGGGTGCTGCAGCCGGTCCAGTGGCGTTTCATCGGCGGTTTCGGCGCGATCCACTGGCTGGCCGCCGAGCGCGTGCCGCTGGCCAATCCGTTCGCCGGAGAAGCCGAGCGCGGCATGGTCGAGCACATGAACAGCGACCACGCCGCCGCCATCGCCCACTATGTGGAACTGGCCGGACTGCCGGCGCATGCCGCGGCGCAGCTGGCGGGAATTGATACAGAAGGTTTCCACCTGCGCATCGGCCAGGGCCTGCACTGGCTGCCGTTCCCCGCCGCCTGCGGCAACCCCGGGGCCGTGCGCCAGGCGCTGGTGCAATTGGCCAGGGCCGAGCGCTGGCCTACCGTCGAGCCGGAGCAGGGTTGA
- a CDS encoding DUF190 domain-containing protein: MQGYQLTFITQQGRRHQGQPICDWLLEEARRLGVRGATALAASEGFGQSGRLHSMHFFELADQPQEILMAVDPEQAERLFESIRQAGVRLFYMKVPIEFGVLGADESSS, encoded by the coding sequence ATGCAAGGCTATCAACTGACCTTCATCACCCAGCAGGGGCGCCGCCACCAGGGCCAGCCGATCTGCGACTGGCTGCTGGAAGAGGCGCGCCGCCTGGGCGTGCGCGGTGCCACCGCGCTGGCTGCCAGCGAAGGCTTCGGCCAGAGCGGCCGGCTGCATTCGATGCACTTCTTCGAGCTGGCCGACCAGCCGCAGGAAATCCTCATGGCGGTCGATCCCGAGCAGGCAGAACGGCTGTTCGAGTCGATCCGCCAGGCCGGCGTGCGGCTGTTCTACATGAAGGTGCCCATCGAGTTCGGCGTGCTGGGAGCGGACGAATCGTCTTCCTGA
- a CDS encoding FxsA family protein, with amino-acid sequence MRAFLFLLLLFPLVELAVLIKVGSVIGVGWTLFLIVASAFIGAALLRVAGVATAWRARERLARGELPEQEMLEGLLIAVGGGLLMLPGFISDIFGILCLIPFTRRLMLGGLRRRVEQQALRRRAFADDLNARYGQGPSRPNVIEGEYERRDDSRN; translated from the coding sequence ATGCGCGCTTTCCTCTTTCTGCTGTTGCTCTTCCCGCTGGTCGAGCTGGCCGTCCTGATCAAGGTCGGCAGTGTCATCGGGGTCGGCTGGACCCTGTTCCTGATCGTCGCCAGCGCCTTCATCGGTGCTGCATTGTTGCGCGTGGCCGGCGTGGCCACCGCCTGGCGCGCCCGCGAACGACTGGCCCGTGGCGAACTGCCGGAGCAGGAAATGCTCGAAGGCCTGTTGATCGCCGTCGGCGGCGGCCTGCTGATGCTGCCGGGTTTCATCAGCGACATCTTCGGCATCCTCTGCCTGATTCCTTTCACCCGTCGCCTGATGCTCGGCGGCCTGCGCCGCCGCGTCGAACAGCAGGCGCTGCGCCGGCGCGCCTTCGCCGACGACCTGAACGCCCGCTACGGACAGGGTCCGTCGCGGCCGAACGTCATCGAGGGCGAGTACGAGCGCCGCGACGATTCGCGCAACTGA
- a CDS encoding co-chaperone GroES — MKLRPLHDRVVIRRSEEETKTAGGIVLPGSAAEKPNRGEVVAVGTGRVLDNGEVRALAVKVGDKVVFGPYSGSNAIKVDGEELLVMGESEILAVLED; from the coding sequence ATGAAGCTTCGTCCTCTGCATGATCGCGTCGTTATCCGTCGCAGCGAGGAAGAGACCAAGACCGCAGGCGGCATCGTGCTGCCGGGTTCCGCCGCCGAGAAGCCGAACCGCGGTGAAGTGGTAGCCGTAGGTACCGGTCGTGTACTGGACAACGGCGAAGTGCGCGCTCTGGCAGTGAAGGTGGGCGACAAGGTGGTCTTCGGGCCTTACTCCGGCAGCAACGCCATCAAGGTCGATGGCGAGGAACTGCTGGTGATGGGCGAGTCCGAAATCCTCGCCGTCCTGGAAGACTGA